Below is a window of Planococcus rifietoensis DNA.
CATCGACTTTCCATCAGGAAAGCATCGATTCGTTCGGTCCGTTTGATTACAGCCGCTCCGGCAACCCAACGCGCAAATCGCTTGAAGAAACGATCGCCAAACTTGAAGGCGGTGCGCGGGGCTTGGCCTTTTCTTCCGGCATGGCAGCCATCTCATCGGCCTTCATGCTGTTGAAAGCCGGTGATCATGTGCTGGTCTCGGAAGATGTTTACGGCGGCACTTATCGCTTCATTACGGAAGTGCTGGAAAAATTCAAAGTCGATTACACGTTCGTCGACATGACCGACCTTGGCGAAGTAGCCGCAGCGTTCCAGCCGAACACGAAAGTGGTATACATTGAAACGCCTTCCAATCCCGTCATGAAAATTACCGATATCGAAATGGCTGCGAAACTAGCCAAAGCAAACGATGCCATGACTTTCGTCGACAACACGTTCATGACACCGCTATATCAGAATCCGCTCGAACTCGGTGCGGATATCGTGCTCCACAGCGCGACGAAGTTCCTCTCCGGTCATAGCGACATCACCGCTGGCCTTGCGGTAACAAAAGATGCTGGGCTTGGGGAACAATTGGCATTCATCCAAAATACATTCGGATCTGTGCTCGGCGCACAGGATTCCTATACATTGATCCAAGGCATCAAAACGCTCGGCGCCCGCACAAAACAATCCGGCGAGACGACCGCACGCATTGCCGAGTATCTGCATAGGCACCCGCTTGTCGAAGAAGTCTATTATCCCGGCTTCTCGTTCCATCCCGGAAACCCGATCCATAAGCGTCAGGCTAGCCACGCAGGCTGTGTGCTGTCATTCCGCCTAGCAGATAAGGACGCCGCCCGCATTCTCGTAGATGCTTTGGAAATTCCTGTGTTCGCCGTCAGCCTTGGCGCTGTCGAATCGATCCTGTCCTACCCGGCTACAATGTCCCATGCCGCAATGCCGCCCGCTGAACGCGAAAAGCGCGGCATCACCGATGGGGTTCTGCGCTTTTCCGCAGGACTCGAGCATCCCGATGACTTGATCAACGATTTCAGCCAAGCACTCGAAAAAATCGCGATCGCTAAAGGACTGAGTGTCGCTGATTGATCGTGCTCATTCAAAAAGACCGTCCGGCTCGTTATCGAATTGACGAAACCGGACAGTCTTTTTTTCATGCCTTTGTACTTGCCGCTAAACCTAAGAAAGCCTGAATTCCAGGGGGAGGGGAATTCAGGCTTTCTTCTATTTATCATAAGACAATCTGCTGGGCAGGCTCTTTGAGCGATACTTTGGCAACGCCCGTTTCTTCGGCAGCCCTAGAGACTGCTTCGGCGACCGCCTGTGCTACACGCGGGTCGAACGGCTTCGGTATCACATAATCTTCGTGAAGTTCATGGGTGGCGATCAAGGCGGCGATCGCTTCAACCGCTGCGATTTTCATTGCGTCATTGATATCGCTTGCCTGTACATCAAGGGCGCCGCGGAACAACCCGGGAAACGCCAGCACATTATTGACCTGGTTAGCAAAATCGGAACGCCCTGTTCCGATGACCCGCGCACCGGCTGATTTCGCGGCATGCGGCAAGATTTCCGGATTCGGGTTCGCCATCGCGAAGATGACCGGATCTTCATTCATCGAACGCACCATGCTTTCCGTCAATGCGCCTTCTGCCGATACGCCGACAAAAACGTCAGCACCGACAATGACATCCGCCAACTGCCCTTGTTCCATCTGATAATTGCTCATTTCCGCAACTTCCGCCTTGAAGGGATTCATGCCATTCGGGCGTCCGTTGTATATCGCGCCTTTTGTGTCGCACATGACGATATGGCCAAACCCGAATTTCGCCAGTAATTTGACGATGGCGATGCCTGCCGCACCGGCGCCATTCACGACCACTTTCACGTCTTCGATTTCCTTTTCGACCAATTTCAATGAGTTGATCAGTCCGGCAAGCGTAACAATGGCAGTGCCATGCTGGTCATCATGGAATACCGGGATGTTCATTTCCTGTTTCAGGCGCTGCTCCACGATGAAGCAAGTCGGGGCGGCAATGTCTTCCAGATTGACGCCGCCAAAGCCAGGTTCGAGCAATTTGACGGTTCGGATGATTTCTTCGGCATCTGTCGTATCCAGGCAGATTGGGAATGCATCCACACCGGCAAATTCCTTGAACAATAAAGCTTTTCCTTCCATGACCGGAAGCGCTGCTTGCGGGCCGATATTGCCGAGCCCAAGCACCGCTGTGCCGTCTGTAATGACCGCTACCGTATTGCCCTTCATCGTGTATTCATGCACTTTGCTTGGATCGGCATGAATTTCGCGACACGGTGCGGCTACGCCAGGAGAGTAGGCGAGGCTTAAATCCCTCTCGTTTTCCACAGCCACTTTTGAACGAATCTCCAATTTCCCTTGATGTCTTCTATGCAAGTTCAGCGAATCGGTTTTCAGATCGGTCATTTGCCTCATCTCCCTTTTGATTATAATTGTTTATTATATCGACTCCTCATTAAATTGAAAGACTTTTCTTATAATTCTGATTAATTTCAGACTTTAGGCTGATAGAGAAATAGTGAGGTTCCATTACTCTTTTTCCATATCCTGTTTAAGAAAGTGGATCAATGCTTCCTCCCGCTTCGCTTGCACAGCTTTCGATTGCACTTCCGGCCAGTCGTAAAAGCCACTTCCTGTCTTGGCGCCAAGTTCGCCGTTTCCAGCTAACGCGCTCAGTGTGCGGCCCGGTTTGCGATCTGTCGATAGGTCTTCGAACAGATAATCTGAAATCGCATAAAAAATGTCCAAACCGCCGAGATCTGCTGTCTGCAGCGGCCCGGTCACCGGCAAGCGCCTGCCGATGCTGTATGTGACGGCTGCATCGATATCTTCTTTCGACGCCACCCCCGCATCCAGTAAAGCTTGCGCTTCACGGAATAAGGCAAACTGAAGTCGGTTTCCGATAAAGCCCGGCAGCTCTTTTTTCAACAGTACAGCTTGCTTGTTCATCTGCTCAATCAGTGCTTTCGTTTGCTGCAAAGTTTGTTCATCAGTCTTCTCGCCGCCGACGATTTCCACGAGTGGGATTAAATGTGCCGGATTCCAGAAATGCGTCAACACGAACCGTTCCGGATGCTTCATCTCTTCGGCAAGCGCAGTCGGCATCAGCCCTGAGCTATTGCTCGCAATGATTATATCGGTGGCCACAAGTTCCTCTAGCTGCCGGTAGATTTGATGCTTCAGTACCATGTTTTCTGGCACGGCTTCGATGATGAATTCCGCTTCTTTCACGGCTTCTTCCAAGGAAACTGTAAAGGCAACACGTTCCGTTATCTCTTTTTCCTGCTCTTTGCTGATCAGTTCATTGTCTGTCATAAGGTGTAATTTAACTTCGAATCCTTTTGATGCCTTTTCCACATCCCGAACGTCCACACCGTATATTTTTACCGATAATCCGCTCCATGCCGCTGATAATGCAATCGAATGACCCATGGTCCCTGCTCCGATAATTGCGATATTCTCCATCTCTACCCTCTCCTTTATTTAACAATAACATGTCTTTCATGCAGCCAAAAAAGCCCGCTGCATAAGCGGGCTTTTCAGCGTATCCATCTGCTCACTTGATTGGTTCGCCAAGTTCGATAGATGCAAGTGTAGAAGTGACCGCCATGTCATCGGGATCGTCGACATTTCCGCGGAATTCACGTTTTACTTCCCCGTAGCCTTCCACAAAATAATTCCGGTTGACCGCGCCGTCTTCTCCCTCAAACGATTCAAGCATGAATACGTCATCGAAATTTTGGTATGGCGTCTCTAAGCTAGTACCGGTTTCGACAACAGTCGCATCACCGATTTCCTGTCCTTCTTCGATCGGGAATTCAAGATAAGTCGAAATCACGTCCAAAGCTTCCAATTCCTCAAAGCTCGCTGTGTACTCATCATAAAACTCACCTTCCTGTTTGACGAGTTCGATACGGTCATCATGCAAACGATAGACTCTCAACACGACGGTGCCGCCATTTTCTTCATAAGTCGCGACATGATTCGCCTCCATATAATCGGTTCTCAACGTAAATTCGGCAAATTCGTTGCCGTAACCTTCGAACCTTGCAGTCGATCCATCTTCAAGGAAATAATCATACGGATCGACAGTGGCCTCTTCACTGTCATGGCTGTCTCCGCTGGTGCTTTCCACCTGCGTTTCTTCCGGTGCCGCGTCTTCTTCAACAGCTTCTTCCTGCACCGCTTCCTCTTCAGGTTCCTCTGTTACAGTCTCTTGCGTCCCACAGCCAGCTACGGTAAGCACAAGTGCCAGCCCTCCTAAACCAAAGCGATATTTCATCAATTCTCCTCCTTTTCAACTAATCGGTGCTACAACAATTTTACCGAATATTCAGTCATTAATAAATAGACAAAACTACATTTTTCTTAGTCTTTCAGACTGGTCAAAGATGAAGTGAATTATGATAAATCGGCTTCAGGTGGATGTCGTATTCTTTCCGCACTTCGTTTAAATCATAAATATGCCCTCGAAATTCCGGGTCTTCGAGTTTTTCGATCTGTTCATGCACAAGATCTGCAAAATAGACGCCGACGGCTACGCCTTTTGGATATTTACGCTTCACTTCTGCCACAAAATCGTCTGTCAGCTCTTGATTGAAAGCATGATAAAGCGCCGCATTCACCACAGTCAAGGAATCTTTCGTGGCATAGGAAACAACATAATAATTGCCATATTCGTCTTTCAGAAGATCGCGTTCGGCTTCTATGTCCATTCTCTTCTCCTCCTTTTAACACTATTACTTTTCCATACCCTCAGTGAGCTGGGGGAAAACAGATTTCTGAGTCCATAAAAAATCACCTGTACGCCTCATGAAGGCACACAGGTGATTTCCAATCAATACGCCAGTTGCACCAAATCGCCAAACAGCGAAATGAGCAATAAACTGACCGCCCCGACAGAGATGGCTGCAATCAAACCAATGTAAAACGGCTTCAATCCCATCCCGCGGAAGATTTTCAAGTTGGTCGATAATCCGACGCCTGCCATCGCAAGGCCGAGCATATACGTCGATCCGAATGAACTCCAAAAGCTGTAGAACTGTTCCCAGCCCGACGCACCGAAAACGCCGAACGCCTGGCCGCCTGAAGCGAGCGTAGCATCTCCGACCGTGCGTAGAAGCGACAACAGAAGAAACCCAAGAATGAAGAACGGAAACAGTTTATACCATTTCGGCATCGTGCCCCCATCTTGGCCTTCGCTGCGGAAAAATAAATACGCGATAAGCGGGATTACGGCGATGATGAACAGATTGCGCGTCAATTTCGTGATGGTCGCTACATCAAGTGCCAATGTCGAGTCGTACATTTGCTCGTACATCAAGGCAGCGCCAGTCACTTGCGCCGTGTCATGTATGGCTGTTCCGAGAAACAGGCCGGCTTTGATCGGCTCATCTGCAAAAAAGAAATGAGCAAGATATGGATAGAACAACATGCCTAACAGTCCGAACACCGTAATGTTCGCGATAGCATACGAAATTTCGTTCTCTTTTGCGCGAATCACCGGCGCTGTCGCCATAATGGCGGTCACACCGCATATGCCTGTCCCATTCGCAATCAATGCGCCGAGCCGGTTGGATTGGCCGAAAAGTTTCGTGAAAAACAAAGTGACGCTAATCCCGACCGTGATGCATGCCACGATAAGCGGCATGCCCCAGGCGCCGAGCGTCAAGGCTTCCGTCAAGCTCAAGCGCAGGCCAAGGAGGATAATCCCCAAACGCAATGCATATTTAACGGCAAAACCGATGCCGCTAATGAAGATTTCCGGTAAGCCCACTGTATTGCGGATAATGATGCCGATGAGAATCGCCACGAAAATTCCCGACACTGGGCTTTTTCCGCCTTCCGGCAACAGCCCCATCGTTCCGAGTGCCGCCCCGATCACATCCGCTCCATAAATTCCTGCCCATATAACCAACAAACAAAGGGCCAGGCCCGGAAGCAGCCTGACCATTCGCTGATTTTTCGTGTTTTCTCTCACACTCATCTGCTCCTTGCGAACCGTCTTTTGATTTCGTACTTATCGTACCACAAAATGCGGCTTCGTCTAAGGGCGGTTAAGCTAAGATTTCTTCTAGCAGCCCGATGATGCGTTGTTGCTGCTCCGGTTGCAAGTCAGATCCCGAAGGCAAGCAAAGCCCTTCCGTAAATAATTTTTCGCTGACAGCCGTCTTGCCATGCGGATTATGGGAATAGAATTTGCAGCCCGCAAACAATGGCTGTAGATGAAGCGGCTTCCAGACACGGCGCGTTTCGATATTTTCCGTTTCCAGCCATTCTCGGATAGCATCAGGCGACCGGTCCGTTCGGGCTGGATCGAGCAGCAGGACAGTCAGCCAGCGATTCGACCGGGTGCCTTCTAGTTCAGGCTGGAATTTCACCGCTTCGTGCTTGCCAAGCGCTGAAAAATAGCGGTTGAAGACAGCTCGGCGGGCCGAAACACGCAGTTCAATCGCTTCGAGCTGCGCACGCCCAATGCCGGCCAGCACATTGCTCATCCGGTAATTATAGCCGACGCGGCTATGTTCATAAAACGGCGCATCGTCTTTTGCCTGGGAAGCGAGAAATCTCGCTTGCGCTATGCCTTTTCTATCGTTCGACACCAGCATGCCGCCTCCTGACGTCGTGATGATCTTGTTGCCGTTGAATGAATAAATGCCGTATGCCCCGAGACTGCCGGTTTTTTTCCCTTTATATGTGGATCCAAGCGATTCCGCTGCATCTTCGATGACAGGTACCCCGTAATGATCGCAAAGGGCAATGAGCTCATCCATACGGGCGCTTTGTCCATAAATATGTACAATAATCACCGCTTTGGGAAGTTTGCCCTCTTGTTCTGCAGCTGCGAATGCTTTTTGCAGTGCCCACGGAGACATATTCCACGTTTCTTCTTCCGAATCGATAAAAACCGGCTCGGCTCCGCCGTAGAGAATCGGATTGGCACTGGCCACAAACGTCAAACTGGAACAAAACACTCGGTCTCCTTTGCCGATTCCCAGCAACTGCAACGCCAGATGGATCGCAGCTGTCCCCGATGATAAAGCCGCTGCTGCCTGTGTCGTGGCATAAGCAGCCATTTCCGCTTCGAATTGATTGACGTTCGCCCCCATCGGCGCAATCCAATTAGACTCGAACGCCTCGCTGATATACCTCTGCTCATTTCCTGTCATATGCGGGGCAGAAAGAAAAATCCTATCGCCTGTTTCTTTAACCGGTACCGGAAACGGCACAACCGATGCTCCTGTCTCCTGTCGAATGTTCATGTACAACAGCCTCCTCTTATTCATCGGCATGTTCAGTCCATGCCGTATTCAGTTGGGCAAGTCCGTGGCACTTGCAGGTTATTGATAATCAAGCCGGCTGCCCCAATTTCTTCCGACGGGCTACCTGAGCGCCCTTTCACCATAAAGCGCATGTCTTCGCCGAATATGCCGGCCATTTCCTGTACAATGTCTTGCTCAAGTTCTTTAGGGACAAGGTCGATTCCGCTGAGCCAGATTTCGATTGCATCTACTGAATTTTGGACGAATTGCATCGAAGGCGCCGCTTGCTGGAATTTTTCCTGGACGGTCGCCAAATACAAACTGGTCACCCGCCCCCTGCTTCTGGATTGCAAAAAACTGGATATCGGCTGAAGCGGTTTACGGACCACCGGGTGCACGCTGCCGCATGGACAAGGGCAATGCACCGGCATCCATTGGTCTTTGATCTTCAGCCGAATCACCGGCGTCCCTTTTGTATGGAAGCGGGTCAAGAGCACTTCGCCTTTCTCGGTAAACTCCATTACACCTGTCCGCGTATTGAAATGCAGATTTCCGACTGCGCATTCCGAAAGAAATGGTGAACGCTCGGTTTTCATGCTCCACCTGCGAACAGAACAGCCGAACGCACTCTCGATTTCCAGTCGCTCATTGTCCGGCAATATGTCCGTTTCAACAAAAACGGCAATGGCTTGAAAATCCAGCACAAGGCGATGATCGTTGATGAAGCGGGAAAGCGCTAGAATCGCTTCCGATAAACCATCAACAAAATCAGGACGGAAATCACTCAGGTTGCGCACCACTGCCGAGAGATACGGCTCCGTGCAATGATGGGCTGAATACAGGCGTTGGTTGAGATAGTAGATATCACGCCAGAATGCCCCTTCCTTTTGGCCGTGCGGAACAAAATCCCCGTTGTAAAATGTCGCGCGTTTCATCTCCAGATTGATCGCGCCATGCTGCTTTTTAAAATAGTCAACGGCCGCCGTTTGTTTTTGCAGATCCAAATTGGTCAGCCATAAATGCGGCGATTGCCCGTCCCCTAAAGCTTCGGATTCTCTTTTTTTCCTCCGGGTAACTTGCATGCGGATTTCATCGATCCGTTTATCGAAAACCTCCTCTTCGATAAACGGAAGCTGCCGCAATTCACTGGCAAATCGGATATCAGCTAAATCGCTTCCATACATATCCCGATAAAAGACGCTATGCTCTGCGGCATGGCGCAGCAGCGAACGCAGTTCCAGATCCTGGTAACGTTCTTCTGACTGCCGGTCATTCTCGTCCATGCCCGAAAGTTGGTGAAGAAAGCGGTAATAGCCCATGCCGTAGCGTTTTCGTGAGTTGGCGTATTCCCGGAAACTGAGCAGTAGATTTTGGAGATAAATAGGAGAATTTCCATACAGTTCCGTTGATAGCAGCTTCACTTGGCATCCCCCCTGCGCTTGTAGGCAGAAACTGTAATCAGGCCAATCCCCCTTCGATTTTCCACTCTTCTTGCCATGCGGGTTCTTTCACTTTTTCTTCTTTCGGGCGGTTCGCAAGCTTCAACAAGGTATCGCGGATTTCCTGTTCCTCCATTTCAGGCAGCTTCTTCAAAATCCGGCTGATTTCGACCTGGCTGATTGGAGTGGCTTTTCCAATATGGATTTTCGCAAACACTTTTTCCGATTGGATTTCACTCGGATCCAGCAATTCCTCATAGAGTTTTTCACCTGGCCGCATGCCCGTGTACTTGATTTGGATTTCATCCTCTTCAAACCCGGACAAGCGGATCATATTGCGTGCCAAGTCGACGATTTTCACCGGCTCTCCCATATCCAATACGAACACTTCACCGCCTGATGCAAGCATGCCAGCCTGGATCACCAGACGGGAGGCTTCTGGAATCGTCATGAAATAGCGGGTCATTTTCGGATCGGTGATGGTGACTGGTCCGCCTTTTGCAATTTGTTCACGGAATAGCGGCACGACACTGCCTCTCGATCCAAGGACATTGCCGAAACGCACTGCAGCGAATGTCGTATCGGAAGACACCGCTAAGTTTTGGACAATCATCTCCGCAAACCGTTTGGAGGCTCCCATGATGTTCGGCGGGTTAACAGCTTTGTCGGTGGAAATCATGACGAAGTTGCCGACGCCGTGGCGATCTGCCGCTTCTGCGACATTTTTCGTCCCGAAAATATTGTTTTTCACCGCTTCAAGCGGATTTGCTTCCATTAATGGCACGTGTTTATGGGCAGCGGCGTGGTAAATGATATCCGGCTTGAATTTGCCGACCATTTCGAAGATCCGTTCGCGGTCCTGGATATCAGCAATGATCGGGACGATGTCAATTTCTTTCGGTACTTTCGAACGCAACTCACGATCGACCGTGTAAATCGAGTTTTCACCGTGGCCTAACAAGAGGAGGCGGGCAGGCTTGAAAACACTGATTTGGCGGCAGATTTCCGAACCGATCGACCCACCGGCTCCTGTGACCATAATGCTTTTGCCTTCAATTTTTTCTGTTAAAGCTTCCATATCCAAGCGCACCTCTTCGCGGCCGAGAAGGTCCTCAATTTTCACATCCCGGATATCGCTGACTTTGACTTTTCCAACCATCAAATCTTCAATTCGCGGAATGGTCTGTACTTTCAGGCCGGTTTCAATGCACAGTTTTGTGACTTCTGCCATTTCCCTCTTCGACAGTGATGGAATGGCAATGACGATCTGGTCAATCTCGTTGTGGGCAGCCAGTCGCGGAATTTCCGAAATGGGCCCTGCCACGCCTAATCCAAAAATTTCCAGACCCCATTTAGTGCGGTCATCATCGATAAAAAGAATCGGCTTTCTTCCCCACTGCGGATTCTGCTTCATCTGCCGGACGATCATGCGCCCCGCTTCCCCAGCACCGACAACGATCGTGCGGCTCAATTGGCCTTCACTCTTGCGCGGCTCGCGTTCATGGTAAAGGCGGAATGAAAAACGCGATGCGCCTAGAAACAGAATGAGAAACATCCATGTCAGCGCCAGGATTCGGACAAACACTCCGCCCGTCTGGATATATTGCATGACCGTCGCCACAAACATCGTTAACGTGACTGCTTTGACGATCGACTTCAACTCATGAACTGAAGCGTAAGCCCATACTTTCCGGTAAAGCCCGTAATGCCAGGCAAAGGAATGATGGGCGATGAACAAAGTGACCGTCATGAGCACCAGCAGCCGGTTCGACATGATGTTATCGAATGGCAGCAAAAACAAATAACAGAGATACGTTGCTGAGAGGATGATCAGCGAGTCGATCAAGAACAATGAAGTATAGCGTCTAGTAATCGTCATGTCATTAGCTCCTTCACCTCGCGCAGGTACCGCTTATTAATTGTATTCATGGCTGTAATAATGGTCCTTGCTGAGTTTGTAATTATTCATCACGACTCCGACGATATAGGCTCTTGAAGTCGCTAAACTGTCCCGCGCCTTGATTGCGCTTTGCTTTTCGGTTTTTCCGGTATTGACTACAAGCACTGTGCCGTCGCATTTATTCGCAAGAATTTTGGAATCCGTCACCGACAAGATCGGCGGTGAATCGAAGATGATCAAATCGTAGCGTTCCTTCATCTCGGCGACCAATTGATCCAGCACCGGGGAATCCAGCAGTTCTGCCGGGTTGTGTGGCACCTGACCTGATGTCAACAGCTCCAGGCCACGGATGCCGCTATCGCGCACACTTTGCTCAAGCTCCCCTTTGCCGACCAATAAATTCGACAAACCGAT
It encodes the following:
- a CDS encoding aminotransferase class I/II-fold pyridoxal phosphate-dependent enzyme, which produces MTGNEQRYISEAFESNWIAPMGANVNQFEAEMAAYATTQAAAALSSGTAAIHLALQLLGIGKGDRVFCSSLTFVASANPILYGGAEPVFIDSEEETWNMSPWALQKAFAAAEQEGKLPKAVIIVHIYGQSARMDELIALCDHYGVPVIEDAAESLGSTYKGKKTGSLGAYGIYSFNGNKIITTSGGGMLVSNDRKGIAQARFLASQAKDDAPFYEHSRVGYNYRMSNVLAGIGRAQLEAIELRVSARRAVFNRYFSALGKHEAVKFQPELEGTRSNRWLTVLLLDPARTDRSPDAIREWLETENIETRRVWKPLHLQPLFAGCKFYSHNPHGKTAVSEKLFTEGLCLPSGSDLQPEQQQRIIGLLEEILA
- a CDS encoding 3-hydroxyacyl-CoA dehydrogenase family protein, with the protein product MENIAIIGAGTMGHSIALSAAWSGLSVKIYGVDVRDVEKASKGFEVKLHLMTDNELISKEQEKEITERVAFTVSLEEAVKEAEFIIEAVPENMVLKHQIYRQLEELVATDIIIASNSSGLMPTALAEEMKHPERFVLTHFWNPAHLIPLVEIVGGEKTDEQTLQQTKALIEQMNKQAVLLKKELPGFIGNRLQFALFREAQALLDAGVASKEDIDAAVTYSIGRRLPVTGPLQTADLGGLDIFYAISDYLFEDLSTDRKPGRTLSALAGNGELGAKTGSGFYDWPEVQSKAVQAKREEALIHFLKQDMEKE
- a CDS encoding NAD(P)-dependent malic enzyme yields the protein MTDLKTDSLNLHRRHQGKLEIRSKVAVENERDLSLAYSPGVAAPCREIHADPSKVHEYTMKGNTVAVITDGTAVLGLGNIGPQAALPVMEGKALLFKEFAGVDAFPICLDTTDAEEIIRTVKLLEPGFGGVNLEDIAAPTCFIVEQRLKQEMNIPVFHDDQHGTAIVTLAGLINSLKLVEKEIEDVKVVVNGAGAAGIAIVKLLAKFGFGHIVMCDTKGAIYNGRPNGMNPFKAEVAEMSNYQMEQGQLADVIVGADVFVGVSAEGALTESMVRSMNEDPVIFAMANPNPEILPHAAKSAGARVIGTGRSDFANQVNNVLAFPGLFRGALDVQASDINDAMKIAAVEAIAALIATHELHEDYVIPKPFDPRVAQAVAEAVSRAAEETGVAKVSLKEPAQQIVL
- a CDS encoding aminotransferase class I/II-fold pyridoxal phosphate-dependent enzyme; this translates as MSERRETKLIHSAGIDPLTGAVNVPIYLSSTFHQESIDSFGPFDYSRSGNPTRKSLEETIAKLEGGARGLAFSSGMAAISSAFMLLKAGDHVLVSEDVYGGTYRFITEVLEKFKVDYTFVDMTDLGEVAAAFQPNTKVVYIETPSNPVMKITDIEMAAKLAKANDAMTFVDNTFMTPLYQNPLELGADIVLHSATKFLSGHSDITAGLAVTKDAGLGEQLAFIQNTFGSVLGAQDSYTLIQGIKTLGARTKQSGETTARIAEYLHRHPLVEEVYYPGFSFHPGNPIHKRQASHAGCVLSFRLADKDAARILVDALEIPVFAVSLGAVESILSYPATMSHAAMPPAEREKRGITDGVLRFSAGLEHPDDLINDFSQALEKIAIAKGLSVAD
- a CDS encoding CpsD/CapB family tyrosine-protein kinase produces the protein MLNQTASKRPLARKLVARIKPNSVISEQYRTIRTTINFSLPGNEMKTLLFTSASKEEGKSTTSANMAVVFAESGKKVLLVDADMRKPTLHHTFNLNNHIGLSNLLVGKGELEQSVRDSGIRGLELLTSGQVPHNPAELLDSPVLDQLVAEMKERYDLIIFDSPPILSVTDSKILANKCDGTVLVVNTGKTEKQSAIKARDSLATSRAYIVGVVMNNYKLSKDHYYSHEYN
- a CDS encoding polysaccharide biosynthesis protein codes for the protein MTITRRYTSLFLIDSLIILSATYLCYLFLLPFDNIMSNRLLVLMTVTLFIAHHSFAWHYGLYRKVWAYASVHELKSIVKAVTLTMFVATVMQYIQTGGVFVRILALTWMFLILFLGASRFSFRLYHEREPRKSEGQLSRTIVVGAGEAGRMIVRQMKQNPQWGRKPILFIDDDRTKWGLEIFGLGVAGPISEIPRLAAHNEIDQIVIAIPSLSKREMAEVTKLCIETGLKVQTIPRIEDLMVGKVKVSDIRDVKIEDLLGREEVRLDMEALTEKIEGKSIMVTGAGGSIGSEICRQISVFKPARLLLLGHGENSIYTVDRELRSKVPKEIDIVPIIADIQDRERIFEMVGKFKPDIIYHAAAHKHVPLMEANPLEAVKNNIFGTKNVAEAADRHGVGNFVMISTDKAVNPPNIMGASKRFAEMIVQNLAVSSDTTFAAVRFGNVLGSRGSVVPLFREQIAKGGPVTITDPKMTRYFMTIPEASRLVIQAGMLASGGEVFVLDMGEPVKIVDLARNMIRLSGFEEDEIQIKYTGMRPGEKLYEELLDPSEIQSEKVFAKIHIGKATPISQVEISRILKKLPEMEEQEIRDTLLKLANRPKEEKVKEPAWQEEWKIEGGLA
- a CDS encoding YeiH family protein, with translation MRENTKNQRMVRLLPGLALCLLVIWAGIYGADVIGAALGTMGLLPEGGKSPVSGIFVAILIGIIIRNTVGLPEIFISGIGFAVKYALRLGIILLGLRLSLTEALTLGAWGMPLIVACITVGISVTLFFTKLFGQSNRLGALIANGTGICGVTAIMATAPVIRAKENEISYAIANITVFGLLGMLFYPYLAHFFFADEPIKAGLFLGTAIHDTAQVTGAALMYEQMYDSTLALDVATITKLTRNLFIIAVIPLIAYLFFRSEGQDGGTMPKWYKLFPFFILGFLLLSLLRTVGDATLASGGQAFGVFGASGWEQFYSFWSSFGSTYMLGLAMAGVGLSTNLKIFRGMGLKPFYIGLIAAISVGAVSLLLISLFGDLVQLAY